GTTCGCCGAGCCGGTCCCCGACGACGAGCGGGACGCGGTGCGCGAGGCCCTCGATCGAACCGGGCTCGACGTCGTCGGTTCGCACGTCGGGATCGACCTCGTCGAGTCCGATCCCGGATCGCTCGCCGATACGCTCGGGACGTTCGGCTGCGATCGGGTCGTCGTCCCCTGGCTCGACCCCGAGCACTTCGCCACCCAGCCCGCGACCTACCGGGCGGCGGTCCGGCTCTCCGAGGCGTCGGCCGCGCTCGCCGAGCACGGGCTGGACCTCCTCTATCACAACCACACCCAGGAGTTCGCCGACGTGGGCGCGACGAGCGCCTACGGGCTGCTCGTCCCCGCGACGGTCGGCGTCGGCTACGAACTCGACCTCGGGTGGGCGGCGGCCGGCGGTTACGACCCGGCGGCGATCCTCCGGCGCTTCGGCCCCCACGTTCCCCTGGTGCACGCCGCCGACGTGGACGGGGCGGGCGCGAGCGCGGAACTCGGCGCGGGCGTGGTGGATCTCCCGGCGTGCGTCGAGGCGGCCCTCGACGCGGGCTGCGAGTGGTTCGTCTACGAGCACGACGAGCCGGACGACCCCCTCGAATCGATGCGCCACGGGAGCGAGGAACTCGACCGACTGCTCGCGTAGGCGGGCTGACGCCGTCCCCGAGCGCCACGATAGCGCCCGGCACGCGATCGACAGTCGTATGACGACAGTCGGCGCACGGCGAACCGATGACCCCGCTCGACCCGACGGCCCTCCTCGACCTGTCCTCGATCACCGAACTCGCCGTGTCGCCGGACGGTGACCGGGTCGCGTTCGTGGCGAGGGAGTGCGATCCGGACGCGGACGAGCGCGTCCACTCGCTGTTCGTCGCGCCGACGGACGGGAGCGACGAGCCGTACCGCCTCACCCGCGTCGACGATGCGAGCGACCCGCGCTGGTCGCCCGACGGGACGAAACTGGCCTTCCTCGCCGCGCGCGAGCGCGACGCGTCTCTCCGCGTGGGGATGTCCGGGGACGATGCGGACGGCGAGAGCGGCGAGAGTAGCGAGGGGGACGAGACTGGTGAGGAAGGCGGGGAGGGCGAAGCCGAGGACGAGACGAGTGACGCGGGGGACGACGACCCGAGGACCCAGGTGTGGGTGTTCGACTTCGCGCGCGGCGGCGACGCCCGCCAGGTGACCGAGCGCGAGGAGGGCGTCGACGAGTTCGACTGGTCGCCCGACGGCGGGCGGCTGGTGGTCGCGGCACGCGATCCGACCGACGAGGAGCGCGAGTACCTGGATCGGCTCGACGACGGCGGGCCGGTCGAGGTGGAGCGCCTCCAGCACAAGTACGACGGCGCGGGGTGGCTCGACGCCGTGCGGACGTACCTCTTCGTCGTCGACCTCGAGACGCGCGAGGAGACGCGCCTCGACGCGACGGGGTTCGAACCGGGCCTCGGCGAGGAGCAGGCGGGCCGCCAGCCGCGCTGGGGGCCGACCGACCGCATCGCCTTCCTCGGCTACGAGGGCGAGCGTCCCGACGACACCGCGGAGCGCGACGTCTACCTGATCGACCCCGACGGGGAGAACCGCGAGCGACTCACTGAGGGCGGTATCGCGAACGACAGCGAGAGTGATCAGGGAGCGACCGCAGGGAGCGACCGTGGTCACGCGAGCGATGGTGAGGGTGATCAGAGAGCGACCGAAGGGAGCGACCGTGGTATCGCGGCGGGGGCGCTCCGGTGGAGCCCCGACGGCTCGCGCCTCTCCTTCACGGCCCGCGACCCCGAGAACTGGTACCGCCCCGTTCGACTGTGCGTCGCCGACCCCGAGACGGGCGAGTCGCGGGCGCTGACCGACGACCTCGACCGGACCATCGGCTGGGGGGAACCGGCGTGGCTCGACGACGATTCGCTCGTCGTCCCCCTCGCGGACGGCGGGTGGACGCGGCTCGCGCGGGCGCGCGTCGACGGAACCGCGGGGCGCGTCTTCGAGCGGCAGTCGCGCGACGAGTCGATTCTCGACCTCGACGCCGCGGGTGGCACCGTAGCGCTCGTCCTCTCGCGGCCCGGTGCCGGGACGGACGTCCACGCGATGCCGACGGACGCGCTCGACGCGACGACCGACGACCCGGATCCGCTGACGCGCGTCACGGCGCTCGACGCCGCGTTCGTCGAGGAGCACGGGCTCCGGGTCGAGCGGGTCGAGTTCGAGAGCGACGACCGGACGGTCGAGGGGATCGCCGTCCTCCCCAAGGGGTTCGATCCCGACGATCCCGACCCGCGCCCGCTCCTGCTCGACGTCCACGGGGGGCCGATGAGCTACGACCAGCCGGGGTGGGACTTCGACGCCGCCCTCTGGACGAGCCGCGGCTACGTCGTCTTCCGGGTGAACTACCGCGGGAGCACCTCCTACGGCCGGGCGTTCGCGGAGGCGCTCAGGGGTCGCTGGAACACGGTCGAGGTCGACGACCTGCTCGCGGGTACCGACTGGATGGTCGAGGAGGGGTGGGCCGACCCCGACCGGCTGTTCGTCACGGGCTTCTCGCAGGGCGGCGTCAACACCGCCTACCTCCTCACCCGGACGGACCGCTTCGCCGCGGCGGCCGCCGAGCACGGGATCTACGACCTCTCCTCCTCGTTCGGGACGGACGACTGCCAGAACTGGCTGGAGGCGGACTTCGGCCTCCCGTGGGAGGAGCCGGAGGCCTACCGGGCGGCCTCCTCGCTCCCGGACGTGGCCGAGATCGAGACGCCGCTTCTCGTCACGGCGGGCGAGAACGACTGGCGGTGCCCGCCGACGCAGGCCGAACAGCTCTACGTGAGCGTCAGGAAGCGCGGCGTCCCGGCGAAGCTCGTCGTCTACCCCGACGAGCACCACGCCATCACCCGGCCGAAGCGCGCCGTCCACCGGCTGGAGACGCTGCTCGACTGGTTCGAGTCGCACGACTCCGCCCGGGCGGAGTGAGCGGGACGGGCGGACTCGCCCTCGCGGAGCGGGACGGTCCCAGCGTCGGGAATACCTGCCCCCGTCGGAACCCTCATACGCCGTCACTGCGAGGCCGGCGCATGGACGTACGCATCTCCCGCTCTCGCGTCTCGGGTCGGGCGCGCGCACCGCCGTCGAAGAGCTACACCCACCGCGCGATACTCGCCGCCGGGTACGCCGACGGCGCGCGGATCGACCACCCGCTCGTGAGCGCCGACACGCGGGCGACGATGCGCGCCGTCGAGGCGTACGGCGGTCGCGTCGCGCCCGACACAGCGGGATCGGGTTCGAGTCGGACGGGTTCCGGCGAGAGAGCGGTCCCCGACGACGCGTCCGCGCTCGCGGTCGAGGGGTTCGACGGCCGCCCCGACACCCCGGACGACGTGATCGACTGCGCGAACAGCGGGACGACGATGCGCCTCGTCACCGCCACGGGCGCGCTCGGGGAGGGGCTGACCGTCCTCACGGGCGACGACTCGCTCCGCTCGCGCCCGCAGGGACCGCTCCTCGACGCGATCGAGCAACTCGGCGGGCGCGGGGAGAGCACCCGACGGAACGGGCAGGCCCCGCTGATCGTCGGCGAGGCGGTCGAGGGCGGGCGCGTCTCCATTCCCGGCGACGTCTCCTCGCAGTACGTCACCGCGCTGCTGATGGCCGGGGCCGTCACCGGCGAGGGGATCGACGTGGAACTGGAGACGGAACTCAAGTCCGCGCCGTACGTCGAGATTACACTCGAGGTGCTCTCCGCGTTCGGCGTCGAGGCGGCGCGCACCGACGCCGGCTTCTCGGTCGAAGGCGGGCAGTCCTACCGCGCGGACGCCTACGCCGTCCCCGGCGACTTCTCCTCGACCTCCTACCTGCTCGCGGCGGGTGCGCTCGCCGCCGAGGACGGCGCGCGGGTGGTCGTCGAGGGGGCGCACCCGAGCGCGCAGGGTGACGCGGCCATCGTGGACGTACTTGAGCGGATGGGCGCGTCGATCGAGTGGGACCGCGACGCCGGCGAGATCGCCGTCGAGCGGTCCGACCTGCGCGGCGTCGAGGTCGATGTCGGCGACACGCCGGACCTCTTGCCGACGATCGCGGCGCTCGGCGCGGCCGCCGCCGGCGAGACGCGCATCGTCAACTGCGAGCACGTCCGCTACAAGGAGACCGACCGCGTGGCCGCGATGGCGACCGAACTGGGGAAACTCGGCGCGGCGGTCACGGAGGAGCGGGACGAACTCGTCGTCCGCGGGGGCGACTCCGACCTGCGGGGCGCGCGCGTCGCGGGCTACCACGACCACCGCATCGTCATGGCGCTCTCCGTTGCGGGACTCGTCGCCGACGGCGAGACGACCGTGGAGGGCGCAGAGCACGTCGACGTCTCCTTCCCCGGCTTCTTCGACGCCCTCCGCGGTCTCGGCGCGGCGGTCGAGTCCGCGTGAGGCGCGTGACGGCGTAGTGGCGTAACGGCGAGACGCGGCGCGACCCGTGCCACCGACCCGCACGCGACCCCGCCACGCTTTGCCCGTGGGGCGCGAGCGTCGGGGTGATGCTTCGACGGGACGTCGCCGCCGACCTCCGCGCCGCGCACGAAGACGACGGGTGGCTCCTCCCCGCCTACGGGGACCACTGCTTCGCCAACGTCCCCGACACCGTCCTGTCGGTCCTCGCCCGCGACGCGCGCCGGCCGCTTCCCGACGACGTCTTCGCGGGCGTCGAGACGGACGCGAGCCGCGTCGTCGTCCTGCTCGTCGACGGCTTCGGGTACCGCCAGTGGCTGCGCGAGCACGAGCGCCACGACCTCCTCGCGCGGGTGACCGAGCGGGGGACGGTGACGCCGCTGACCTCGATCTTCCCCTCCGAGACGGCCGCGGCCATGACGACGATGCACACCGGCCGCCAGCCGGTCGAGCACGGCCTGCTCGGCTGGTTCGGCTACGTCGAGGAACTCGACGCGGTGCTCCGGACGCTCCCCTTCACGACGCTAGACGGGACGCCCGCGACCGAGGCGCACCCGGACGCCGCCGCCTCGCTCCTGTTCGAGGGCCCGACGGTCTACGAGCGGGCCGGGGCGGCGGGGATCGACTCCCGGGTCGTCCAGCCCGCCGACCTCGTCGGGTCGGCCTACTCGGGGCGGGCGACCCGCGGCGCGACGAACGTCCCCTACGACGGGTTCGACGAGATGGCCCGGCGGATCCGGGAGGCGCTCGAGGCGGCCGACGGTCCGACGTACGTCCTCGCCTACGTCCCCGACGTGGATGCGGCCGCCCACGAGGCGGGGACCCGATCGGACGCCTACCGGGCGACGCTCTCCGACCTCTCGACGGCGGTCGAGCGCGAACTCGACCGGCTCTCCCCCGAGGCGGCGGCCGAGACGCTCCTCCTCGTGACCGCGGACCACGGCCACGTCGACACCGACCCCGAGCGGAACGTCGACCTCGGGGCGTTCGACCTCGCACCACACCTCCAGCGACGCCCCGACGGGACGCCCCTGCAGGCCGTCGGCGGGCCGCGAAACGTGCAACTGCACGTCCGCGAGGGGGGCGCGGACGGCCACGCGGGCGCGATCCGGGAGGAGCTGTCGAGCCTCGACGCGCGGGTGTTCGACCGCGAGGCGTTCCGGGAGCGCGACCTGTTCGGCGACCGCGCCCCCTCGGCGCGCTTCGCGCGGCGCGAGCCCGACCTCCTCGCGCTCCACCGCGACCTGAGCGTCTGGTACCCCGGGCGAAGTCTGCGGTTCGTCGGCGAGCACGGCGGCCTGCACCCCGACGAGATGCTCGTCCCGTTCGGGGCCGTCCGCCTGTCCGCTCTCCGGTAGAGGCGAAGGCTTTTCGCCCGCCGGGGGAATGGACGGTGCATGACAGCAGATATCACGCCGTTCGTCTTCGACTACGAACCGGGAGCGATCCACTTCGGTCGGGGGTGCGTCGCCGACCTCGACGACGCGCTCGGCCGCCTCGGCGCGGACCGCGCGCTCGTCGTCGCGGGGCGGACCGTCGGCACCACGGAGTCGGTCGTCGGTCCCGTCCGCGACGGCCTCGGCGACCGCCTCGCGGGCGTGTTCGCCGAGACGACCCCCGAGAAGCGGATCGAGACGGCGGTCGAGGGCGTCGAGGCGATGCGCGAGCGCGACGCGGACGCGCTCGTCGCGCTCGGGGGCGGGAGTAGCCTCGACGTGGCGACCGCGATCCGCGCGCTCGCCGGCCGGGACCTGACGCTCGGGGCGGCGCTCGACGAGATCGAGGAGGTCGGCTACCTCCGCGTCCCGGAACGCGACGCCATGCCGCCGTGTGCCGTCGTCCCGACGACGCTCGCGGGGGCCGACCTCTCGCCGGTCGCGGGGATGAGCGTCCCGTCGGGTGGCGAGGCGTCGGGCGAAGCGGGCGAAGCGAGCAAAGCGGACGGGGCAGACGAGGCGGGAGGGAAAGCGCGCGCCGGCACCGGCATCTCCGGACGTGCGCTCATGCCGGATGCGCTGTTCTACGATCCTGATCTGTTCGAGACGACCCCGCGCGGGGTGCTCGCGGGATCCGCGATGAACGGCTTCGACAAGGGGATCGAGGCGATCTACTCCCGGAACGCGACGCCGATCACCGACGGCACCGCGATTCGTGGCCTCTCGCTGCTCGCCGACGCGCTCCCCCGACTCGACGAGGCGGCGGACGATCCGGCGGTGATGGAGGCCGCGGTCGCCGGCGTCGTCTGCTGTCAGTACGGCGTCTCCGTGCCGGGGGCGTCGAAGCTCTCGATCGTTCACGCCTACGGCCACGGCCTTCGCCGCCGGGCGGGCGTCCAGCAGGGCGTCGCCCACGCGGTGATGGTTCCGCACGTCCTGCGCGACCTCTTCGAGGCGGTCGACGGCCGGCGCGACCTGCTCGCGGCGGCGTTCGACGCGGACGACGGGACGGGCGCGGAGCGCGCCGAGGGGATCGTCGCCGCGGTCGAGCGCGTGCGCGACGGCCTCGACCTCCCGAATCGACTGCGCGACCTCGACGGGGTCGAGCGCGAGGACCTGCCCGCGATCGCCCGGCTGACCCACGACGATCCGCTGCTGCCGAACGGGCCGCCGGGCTACGATCCGTCGGTCGACGACGTGACGGCGACGCTCGAGGCGGCCTGGTGACGTTGACAAACCCTTTAGCCGAAACCGCGCAATCCCCCGCATGGAGAGTCTCAACCGCATGGCGCTCGACCTCGTCGACGAGGCGCTCGACTTCGCCGAGGAACTGGCCATCGAGGCCCACGAACTCGACAACGGCGCGACGGTCATCGACTTCGGCGTCGAGGCCCTCGGCGGCGTCGAGGCGGGGCTGTTGCTCGCGGAGATCCAGAGCGCGGGCCTCGCCAGCGTCGCCAGTTCGATCGGCGAGGTCGCGGGCGCGCCCCGCCCCGTCGTGGACCTCACCACCGACCACCCCGCGCTCGCGCTGCTCTGCTCGCAGAAGGCGGGCTGGGAGGTCTCGGTGGACGGGTTCGAGGGGCTCGGCAGCGGGCCCGCCCGCGCGCTCGTCGCCGAGGAGGAGGAGTTCCGCCGACTGGGGTACGCCGACGCCTTCGAGTTCGCCGTCCTCGCGATCGAGTCGGACGAACTGCCCGGCGAGGCCGTGGCCGAGCACGTCGCCGACCTCGCCGGCGTCGCGCCGAACGCCGTCTTCCTGCCGACCTACCCGACCGCGAGCATCGTCGGGAGCGTGACGACCGCCGCCCGCGCCGCCGAACTCGCCGTCTGGCGCGCGTTCGAACTCGGCTACGACCCGCTCGACGTGCTCACCGCGAGCGCGAGCGCGCCCGTCGCGCCCGTCGCCGCGAGCGAGGAGGCGGCGATGGCCCGGACGAACGACGCGCTCGCCTACGGGAGCCGCGTCCACCTCACCGTCGAGTCGGACTTCGACCGGTTCGACGAGCTACCCTCCACGGCCCGCGAGGAGTACGGCGCGCCCTTCGCGGAGGTGTTCGAGGCGGTCGACTGGGACTTCTACGACCTGTCGGAGGGCGTCTTCGCGCCCGCGCGGGTCGCGGTGGACGTGGTCGGCGGCCCCGCCTACGCGCTCGGCGAGACGGACGAGGACCTCCTCGCGGCGAGCTTCGGGCTGTGAGGTTCAAGGTCGTCCCCGAGCCGCGTCCCCTCCCCTTCGCTCGCGAGGCGGCGCGGGCGCTCCCGCTCGTCCCCGGTGCCGAGGACGACTGCTGTGCCCGCCTGATGGCGGACGTCGGGCTCCCGTCGCGCGACGTCGCGAGGGAGTGGCTCACGTTCCTGCGTGCGCTCGGCCTCGTCGCCGAGAGCGACGGCGGGTACTACCGGACGCGCGCCGACCCGACCGACGCCGACCTCGCGCGGGCGTTCCGCGAGCGCGTCCACGCCGCGGACGACGTGCTGGCGGCGCTGGAGGCGGCCGAGGGGCCGATCTCGCCCGAGGCGGCCTACGAGCGCGTTCGCGACGACGTGCCGCAGTGGGAGCGCAGCCGACGCACCGACTGGGAGCGCGTCTGGCGCGAGCGCGTCCGCCGGATCCTCGAGTGGGCCGTCGCGTTCGACCTCGCGGAGCGCGTCGAGGGCGAGAGAGAGGTGGAGAGACTGTACCGTAGCCGAGGCTGACGATCGGATCCGGACGCTCGAGTGCGATTCGCTCGCGCGGAGCGGGGGACCGAGCACGAGGTGAGTGTCAGACCGGTCGCTTTCGTCGCCTCGAGGTGCCGACGGAGAGCGTGCCGACGACCATCAGCGCGACGCCCATCACGGCCAGCACCGCCTGGAGCGCGATCGACGTCATGGGGACGAACACGAGGAGCGTCACCAGCGCGGCACCGCCGACGATGAGCAGGCTCCCCCCGCGGAACTTCTGCTGTTCGGTCAGGGAGTCGTCGATCTCCCGTACCCGATGGCCGACGTCCGAGAGTTGCATGTCACTTCGTTGGGCCGGGAGGGACATAATCGCAACGCCGGTCGAAGGGGCGAGAAGTCCCGGCGCGTGGCGGTGACCCTCGGTCGGGGATTCTCCACGACTGTAGGCCGCGAAACGTCACTCCTCCTCGACGATGCGCCTGATCGTCCCGACGCCCTTGCTCTGCCCCTCGCGGAAGACGAAGCGCTGGCCCTCCTCGACGAGGTACGGTCGGAACTTGAACCGGACGCACGCCGTGCCGGTGTCGCCGGGGAGGAGCTGGCCGCCCTCCGGCGAGAAGACGGCTGCCTCGCTCACCGTCTCGACGTGGACGACCGGCTCGTAGCCGTCGCCGATGCGCGTCGGGTGGTTGAGCACCATCACCTCGGCCTCGAACTCGCGGACGGCCCGCGGGTCGCTGTCCCGGGGGAGGAGCACCATCCCGCGCTCGATGTCGGCCTCGCGGACGCCCTTGAGCGCGATGCCGACGATGCGCCCGGCCTTCGCCTCGTCGACGCGGTGGTAGTGCATCTCGATGGAGCGCACCTCGACGGGGACGAACGCGCCGTCCGCCATCGGGCCGAGCAGGAGTTCGTCGCCCGCCTCTACCTCCCCCGAGCGGACCGTGCCCGAGGCGACCGCCCCGACGCCCGTCACCGAGTAGGTGCGGTCGACGTACATCGAGAACTCGCCCGCGCCGTCGGCGGTCTTCGGGAGGCGCTCGAACAGTTCGTCGAGGATCTCGAGGCCCCGCATCGTCACGGCGCTGGTCGTGACGACGGGGACGACCTGCTCGGAGACCTCCTCGATCGCCGCGTCGATCCCGTGGCGCTCGACGCGCAACGGGGTCTTGCCGACGTTCCTGAGGAGGCGCTCGACCTCGCGTTCCACCTCGGCGACGCGCTCCGGATCGACCACGTCGGCCTTCGTGATGGCGACGATCGTGGGGAGTTCCGTGGCCAGGAGGATGCCGAGGTGCTCGCGCGTCGTCCTGGTCGGACCGTCGTCCGCCGCGACGACGAGCAGCCCGTAGTCGAGTTTCTGGCCCACCAGCCCGCGGATCGTGGTGCGGAGCCACGGCTCGTGGCCCACCGTGTCGACGAACGAGACGACGCGGTCGGCCTCCTCGACGACGCGCGCGCGGTCGGTCTTGCGGTGGGGGTTCGGCGTGCGGACGGGGCCGTCCCCGTCGAAGCCGTAGACGCCGTAGGAGAGGTCGGCGGAGAGGCCGCGCTCGACCTCGTGGGGTTGCACGTCCATGAACCCGCGCGTGCCGCCCTCGCCGTCGTCCGGCTGGCCGGTGACGAGCGACCCGACGAGCGTGCTCTTTCCGTGGTCGACGTGCCCCGCGGTGCCGACGACGATGTGCTGGTCGTCCACGTCGAGCATCGCCCCCTCACGGATCGTGGCGACGCCGACGAGTCCGCGCTCGCCGTTCTCGCCGACGCCCCACGTCTGGACGTCCTCGATGTGTGCGCCGGCCTCCTCGGCGAGCAGCGAGAGCACGTCCATCGATTCGGAGAAGGTGTCGTGGGCGATTCCCGCGAGCCCCCCGTCGTCGGTGACGCCGACGACGTAGGTCGCCTCGCCGTCGCCCGAGAGGACGCGGTGGCGAAGTTGCGCGGCCAGGCTTTCGAGACGACCGTCCGCGAGGTGGAGTTCGCGCGTGAGTCGTTCCTTGAACTCGACGCTCCCACCCTCCTGCTCGCCGCGTTCGAGCGCCCGCTCCAACGCGGCCCGGTCAGGGCTCATTGGGGGTGGTTAGCAACTCCCCGGGTAAAAGCGTTCGCGCTCGTGTGCGGGCGTATCCCACGGAACGGCTCGATAGCGCTCGGGAGCCCCGGTCGTCACCGTCCGCCGACGAACGCGCCTACCACTCGCCGCGGATCCGATCGATCGCCTCGAGGAACCCGTCCGCGAACGCCCCGTCGGTCACGCCGTCGGCGGCCGCCCTCGCCGCCTCGTCCGCGTTCGCGACGGCGTAGGAGGTACCCGCGAGTTCGAACATCCCGGCGTCGTTCTCCGAGTCGCCGACGGCGGCGAAGTCCGCGGGGTCGTACCCGAGGCGGCGGGCGACAGAGCGCAACCCGCGGCTCTTGTCCACGTCGGGCGCGGTGACGTGGTAGGCGTAGCCCGTGTCGAAGACGTGCATCCCCTCGCTCGTGGCGATGTCGCGCAGCGGCTGGAGGGGCTGGTCCACGTTGACCGCCACCTCCGTCTCCCGCCATCGGTTGACGAAGTCGACGCCCCCCCAGCCCAGTTCGTGACCCGCCGCCTCGTACCGCTCGACCACCGCCTGCGCGGCCTCGCGGTCGCCGTGGAACTCCAGTTCGTCGTCGTCCGCGAGGTAGACCGCGCCGCCGTTCTCCGCGATGACGCGGATCGGGATCCCGAGGAACTCACAGAGGCCGACCGGGTAGGGGAGGGCCTTGCCCGTGGCGACGACGACCGGCGCGGGCCACTCGCGCAGCGGTTCGACGACGCGCGGATCGAGCGCCCGGTCGTCGTCGGTCAGCGTCCCGTCGATGTCGACGGCCAGCGGTTGCATACCGGGAGGGCGGCCGCCGGCGGTATCAAGTCACCGGGGGACGACCGCGTCACATGGAACCGACCCCCGTACCGGGCGACGAGAGCGTCCACACCGTCGACGCGATGGTGCTCGGGATCCCCGGCGGCACGTCGCTGTACGTCGTCGACGCCGAACCCCCGGCCGTGATCGACACCGGGAGCGCAGAGAGCCCGCCGCGCGTGCTCTCTGCGCTCGACGCGCTCGGCGTCGACCCGGCGGACGTGGCGCACGTCGTCCCGACGCACGTCCACCTCGACCACGCGGGCGGGGCGGGCGCGCTCGCCGAGGCCTGCCCGAACGCCACCGTCCACGTCCACGAGCGCGGCCTCCCCTATCTCACCGACCGGGACCGCCTGACCCGGCTGTGTGAGAGCGTCGAGCGCGCGGTCGGGCGGCCCGCCCCGTTCGGCGACCCGCAACTCGTCCCCGCGTCCCGGACGAACGCCCTCTCCGACGGCGATCGGATCGACCTCGGCGACCGCGCGCTCGACGTGTACGACGCGCCGGGCCACGCCCCCCACCACGTCGCGCTGTTCGACCCCGAGCGCGGGACGCTGTTCGCCGCCGACGCGGCGGGGATGTGCCTCTGGGGCTCGCTCCTCCCGACCACGCCGCCGCCGAACTTCGACCTCGACGCGAACCTGGACACCGTCGAGCGACTGGCCGCGCTCGGCCCCGAGCGGATCCTGTACGGCCACTTCGGGCCCGGCGAGGACGCGGCGGCCGAACTCGCGGCGTACGCCGACCTCCTGCCCGAATGGGTGGAGACGGTCGAGGCGCTCGCCCGGGAGCGCGAGGGCGTCGACGAAATCGTGTCGGCGCTGGATCGCCGGTGGATGAGCCCGACCGTCGAGCGAGACGTGGCGGGCGTCCTCGCTACTCGGTGAGCCGCTCGTACGCCGCGGTCACCCGCTTGAACTCCTCCTCGCTCCCCTCCGGGGTGTCGGGGTGCGCCGTCTTCACCCGCTTCCGGTAGGCGCGCCTGATCGCCCGCTGGTCCGCCCCGGGGGACAGCCCGAGGATCTCGTAGGCCTCGCGCGCGGTCGGCCCGGCGTTCCGCCGGAGGGGGTTCGTCCGCCCTCGCGTTCGATCCGAACCGTTCGTCCGCGCTCGCGCCCGCCGCCGCTCCCCGCCCGGCCCACCGACGTCGCCGCGCCGCTCCCACTGCTCGCGGGGGTCCCACGGCTGTCCGTCGCCCGCGTCCCGGCGCTCCTCGACGCGCGCCCGCCGCTCGACGCCCGCGTAGATCCGCTCCACGAGCCGACCGGACGACTGGTACCACATGAAGTAGGCGACGACGCCGAACGGGACCGCGAGCAGCAGGACCAGCGGCTCCAGGGCGAGACCGACGATCACGAGAAAGAGCGTCAGCCCCGCGAAGACGAGCGTGAGCGCCGAAATCAGCCGCGGACGGTTCACACTCTCCGTTACGGTGCGGACACCGTAAGCCTCTCGCCCGCTACGGAGGGCGAACGGTGAACGGCGACGCGGCACAGG
The Halomarina pelagica DNA segment above includes these coding regions:
- a CDS encoding GTPBP1 family GTP-binding protein; translated protein: MSPDRAALERALERGEQEGGSVEFKERLTRELHLADGRLESLAAQLRHRVLSGDGEATYVVGVTDDGGLAGIAHDTFSESMDVLSLLAEEAGAHIEDVQTWGVGENGERGLVGVATIREGAMLDVDDQHIVVGTAGHVDHGKSTLVGSLVTGQPDDGEGGTRGFMDVQPHEVERGLSADLSYGVYGFDGDGPVRTPNPHRKTDRARVVEEADRVVSFVDTVGHEPWLRTTIRGLVGQKLDYGLLVVAADDGPTRTTREHLGILLATELPTIVAITKADVVDPERVAEVEREVERLLRNVGKTPLRVERHGIDAAIEEVSEQVVPVVTTSAVTMRGLEILDELFERLPKTADGAGEFSMYVDRTYSVTGVGAVASGTVRSGEVEAGDELLLGPMADGAFVPVEVRSIEMHYHRVDEAKAGRIVGIALKGVREADIERGMVLLPRDSDPRAVREFEAEVMVLNHPTRIGDGYEPVVHVETVSEAAVFSPEGGQLLPGDTGTACVRFKFRPYLVEEGQRFVFREGQSKGVGTIRRIVEEE
- a CDS encoding phosphoglycolate phosphatase, with translation MQPLAVDIDGTLTDDDRALDPRVVEPLREWPAPVVVATGKALPYPVGLCEFLGIPIRVIAENGGAVYLADDDELEFHGDREAAQAVVERYEAAGHELGWGGVDFVNRWRETEVAVNVDQPLQPLRDIATSEGMHVFDTGYAYHVTAPDVDKSRGLRSVARRLGYDPADFAAVGDSENDAGMFELAGTSYAVANADEAARAAADGVTDGAFADGFLEAIDRIRGEW
- a CDS encoding MBL fold metallo-hydrolase, which produces MEPTPVPGDESVHTVDAMVLGIPGGTSLYVVDAEPPAVIDTGSAESPPRVLSALDALGVDPADVAHVVPTHVHLDHAGGAGALAEACPNATVHVHERGLPYLTDRDRLTRLCESVERAVGRPAPFGDPQLVPASRTNALSDGDRIDLGDRALDVYDAPGHAPHHVALFDPERGTLFAADAAGMCLWGSLLPTTPPPNFDLDANLDTVERLAALGPERILYGHFGPGEDAAAELAAYADLLPEWVETVEALAREREGVDEIVSALDRRWMSPTVERDVAGVLATR
- a CDS encoding J domain-containing protein; the encoded protein is MNRPRLISALTLVFAGLTLFLVIVGLALEPLVLLLAVPFGVVAYFMWYQSSGRLVERIYAGVERRARVEERRDAGDGQPWDPREQWERRGDVGGPGGERRRARARTNGSDRTRGRTNPLRRNAGPTAREAYEILGLSPGADQRAIRRAYRKRVKTAHPDTPEGSEEEFKRVTAAYERLTE